The following proteins come from a genomic window of Ilumatobacter coccineus YM16-304:
- the truA gene encoding tRNA pseudouridine(38-40) synthase TruA, translating into MRNVKLVVAYDGTDFRGFAESDGVRTVMGELRVAAERVARVPLELTGAGRTDAGVHGWGQVVTGRIPAELDPARVQHSINRMCGPAISVRSAEWVDDDFDARFSATSRSYRYDVWNDRDPHPSLARVTWHVPQPLDVEAMNTAGAALLGEHDFASFCRRAKVGEGHPEKSMVRILQRAEWHRVGLEGVAPVESSPLLRFEISASSFCHQMVRSIVGTLVEVGIGKRAPDSLDATLAALDRASAGKVAPPTGLTLWHVGYDGVRWDADRPVGWSVS; encoded by the coding sequence ATGCGCAACGTCAAACTGGTCGTCGCCTACGACGGGACCGACTTCCGCGGGTTCGCCGAGTCCGATGGCGTGCGCACGGTGATGGGGGAGTTGCGGGTCGCTGCCGAACGTGTGGCGCGGGTGCCCCTCGAGCTCACCGGCGCGGGGCGCACCGATGCAGGGGTCCACGGCTGGGGCCAGGTCGTCACCGGCCGCATTCCGGCCGAACTCGACCCGGCGCGCGTGCAGCACAGCATCAATCGCATGTGCGGTCCGGCCATCTCGGTGCGATCGGCCGAGTGGGTCGACGACGACTTCGACGCCCGCTTCTCGGCCACGTCACGGTCGTACCGCTACGACGTGTGGAACGACCGAGATCCGCACCCGTCGCTCGCCCGAGTGACCTGGCACGTGCCGCAGCCGCTCGACGTCGAGGCGATGAACACCGCCGGCGCAGCGCTGCTCGGAGAGCACGACTTCGCGTCGTTCTGTCGCCGAGCGAAGGTCGGTGAGGGCCACCCGGAGAAGTCGATGGTGCGAATCCTGCAGCGTGCCGAGTGGCATCGTGTCGGCCTCGAAGGCGTCGCTCCGGTCGAGTCGTCGCCGCTGCTGCGATTCGAGATCTCGGCGTCGAGCTTCTGCCATCAGATGGTGCGCAGCATCGTCGGCACGCTCGTCGAGGTCGGCATCGGGAAGCGCGCCCCCGACTCGCTCGACGCGACGCTCGCGGCGCTCGATCGTGCGAGCGCGGGCAAGGTCGCACCGCCCACTGGCCTGACGTTGTGGCACGTGGGCTACGACGGCGTGCGCTGGGACGCCGACCGTCCCGTCGGCTGGTCCGTCAGTTGA
- a CDS encoding class I adenylate-forming enzyme family protein, giving the protein MWEPVRRAEQLFGDREAVVCGDVRRTHAEMADRVRRVAGMLESISARGDRVALWSLNSDRFLELFFGVPAAGRAIVPHNTRWAEPELIYATEDSGARILICDRDPGGLDRVVDRVIRIDTGEYDELMDAAAPLEPADPVTPDTIAGLFYTGGTTGTSKGVVLTHGNLMANAVHAQLAQPFVLDDRYLTMAPMFHAAGLYEALVLPWVGAANVILPGFDPELALDTIVSESITSLIAVPTMLAALNESQAASPRDVSSLSWISHGASPAALEVLRRAYELFGCELIHLYGATETAPLATVFRHEERFLDTERGKSCGTATPGIAIRIEGPDGVPLPVGEAGEVAIKGPNVMKGYWNKPEQTADVLSDDGWYRSGDIGRLDHDGYLFLVDRAKDMIVTGGENVYCTEVEDVLYEHDAVLEATVFGVPDQRWGEAVHAVVVLRDGHALTDAELIAHCQGKIAGYKLPKSITFQTEPLPKSGPGKVLKRVLRQPFWDGHDTAIN; this is encoded by the coding sequence ATGTGGGAACCCGTCCGCCGGGCCGAGCAGCTGTTCGGCGACCGAGAGGCGGTGGTGTGCGGAGATGTCCGCCGCACGCACGCCGAGATGGCAGACCGCGTGCGCCGAGTGGCCGGGATGCTCGAGTCGATCAGCGCCCGCGGTGACCGCGTCGCGCTCTGGTCGCTCAACTCCGACCGATTCCTCGAACTGTTCTTCGGTGTCCCCGCCGCCGGCCGGGCCATCGTGCCGCACAACACCCGCTGGGCCGAGCCGGAGCTGATCTACGCAACCGAGGACTCCGGCGCTCGCATCCTGATCTGCGACCGCGATCCCGGCGGCCTCGACCGCGTGGTCGACCGGGTCATCCGCATCGACACCGGAGAGTACGACGAGCTGATGGACGCGGCCGCTCCGCTCGAACCAGCCGACCCCGTCACCCCCGACACGATCGCCGGGCTGTTCTACACCGGCGGCACCACCGGCACGTCGAAAGGTGTCGTGCTCACGCACGGCAACCTCATGGCCAACGCCGTCCACGCACAACTCGCCCAGCCCTTCGTGCTCGACGATCGCTACCTCACGATGGCGCCGATGTTCCACGCAGCCGGCCTGTACGAGGCGCTCGTGCTGCCCTGGGTCGGCGCCGCCAACGTCATCCTGCCCGGCTTCGACCCCGAGCTCGCGCTCGACACGATCGTCTCCGAGTCGATCACCTCGCTGATCGCCGTGCCGACCATGCTCGCGGCGCTCAACGAGTCGCAGGCCGCGTCACCACGCGACGTGTCGTCGCTGTCGTGGATCTCACACGGGGCGTCGCCCGCCGCACTCGAAGTCCTGCGGCGAGCGTACGAACTGTTCGGCTGCGAACTCATCCACCTGTACGGCGCCACCGAGACCGCACCGCTCGCCACCGTGTTCCGACACGAGGAACGGTTCCTCGACACCGAACGGGGCAAGAGCTGCGGTACCGCGACGCCCGGCATCGCGATCCGGATCGAAGGCCCCGACGGAGTGCCCCTGCCGGTCGGCGAGGCAGGCGAAGTGGCCATCAAGGGGCCCAACGTCATGAAGGGCTACTGGAACAAGCCCGAGCAGACCGCCGACGTGTTGAGCGACGACGGCTGGTACCGAAGCGGCGACATCGGACGACTCGACCACGACGGCTACCTGTTCCTCGTCGACCGAGCGAAGGACATGATCGTGACCGGCGGCGAGAACGTGTACTGCACCGAGGTCGAAGACGTGCTGTACGAGCACGACGCCGTGCTCGAAGCGACCGTGTTCGGCGTGCCCGACCAACGCTGGGGCGAAGCCGTCCACGCCGTCGTCGTGCTGCGCGACGGGCACGCGCTCACCGACGCCGAGCTGATCGCTCACTGCCAGGGCAAGATCGCCGGCTACAAACTGCCGAAGTCGATCACCTTCCAGACCGAGCCGTTGCCGAAGTCGGGTCCGGGGAAGGTGCTCAAACGAGTGCTGCGCCAACCGTTCTGGGACGGCCACGACACCGCGATCAACTGA
- a CDS encoding putative bifunctional diguanylate cyclase/phosphodiesterase, whose amino-acid sequence MSGVRPVPEIDHLGDPVIAVDANGLIQYVNTTATATMAWSERDVLGLSVLELVHPDDLNLAIASLGTVGDKSVGDLIAVRVRTGTSEWKSLEVRGAQHLVDGEPMTVMICRDTTFRHRLDLDQGEVAVLRAVMANMHGMIAIVNADGRVRSINGAVTRILGHDPEVLPGQGFLRFVHPDDRAQVFDIVSNLGSYDSAALDARFLTAGGDDFVTCEFTVNNLTDDPTLGGFVVSGQVAAALSDARERVDFLADHDSRTGLLNRDGFMKSARELMRAGGGLGLMVIDVVQFRSINELYGERVGDRVLAAVADRIDLIRWPDLITARFGGDEFVLAVRSSSDSAIEMLRERVRREVAQAVLVDDQEINIGVRTATAFEPQPRLESLLASASNELMRVKRNADPETGGISFDAINERRQQLDQLRAALDAGEIQPFFQPIVSADGTVTAVEALVRWVHPVRGVLGVGEILPLAQMAGLMGAVDDRVLEQSLAFAAQLDLAGFGYIEVHVNVDPKVISQASFATKFLEKCAEFGANSAQIVIELTETDLLAPGATSLNNMQDLRRAGIHVSIDDFGTGYSSLSHLLELPVDGVKIDRRFVAGIDVDPAATNLTTAILGLSESLQLGCVAEGVEQPYQLERLASLGCNAFQGWLFAPAVAPDELIELLPRIDAVPVTADA is encoded by the coding sequence ATGTCGGGCGTTCGCCCGGTTCCGGAGATCGATCATCTCGGAGACCCCGTCATCGCTGTCGACGCGAACGGGTTGATCCAGTACGTCAACACCACGGCCACGGCCACGATGGCGTGGAGCGAACGCGACGTGCTGGGACTCAGCGTGCTCGAACTGGTCCATCCCGACGACCTCAATCTCGCCATCGCCTCGCTCGGCACGGTCGGCGACAAGTCGGTGGGCGACCTCATCGCCGTACGCGTCCGCACGGGCACCAGCGAATGGAAGTCGCTCGAGGTCCGCGGCGCGCAACATCTCGTCGACGGCGAACCGATGACGGTGATGATCTGCCGTGACACCACCTTCCGCCACCGACTCGACCTCGACCAGGGCGAGGTCGCCGTGCTGCGCGCGGTGATGGCCAACATGCACGGCATGATCGCCATCGTCAACGCCGACGGGCGCGTGCGCTCGATCAACGGAGCGGTCACCCGCATCCTCGGCCACGACCCGGAAGTGTTGCCGGGCCAGGGCTTCCTCAGGTTCGTCCATCCCGACGACCGCGCCCAGGTGTTCGACATCGTGTCGAACCTCGGTTCGTACGACTCGGCTGCGCTCGACGCCCGATTCCTCACGGCCGGCGGCGACGACTTCGTCACCTGCGAGTTCACGGTCAACAACCTCACCGACGACCCGACACTCGGCGGTTTCGTCGTGTCGGGCCAGGTCGCCGCCGCACTCTCCGACGCACGCGAACGCGTCGACTTCCTCGCCGATCACGACAGCCGCACCGGCCTCCTGAACCGAGACGGGTTCATGAAGTCGGCACGCGAACTGATGCGAGCCGGTGGCGGTCTCGGCCTGATGGTGATCGACGTCGTGCAGTTCCGGTCGATCAACGAGCTGTACGGCGAACGCGTCGGAGACCGCGTGCTCGCCGCCGTCGCCGATCGCATCGACCTCATCCGCTGGCCCGACCTCATCACGGCACGATTCGGTGGCGACGAGTTCGTGCTCGCGGTTCGCTCGTCGAGCGATTCGGCCATCGAGATGCTGCGCGAACGCGTCCGTCGCGAAGTCGCCCAAGCCGTGCTCGTCGACGATCAAGAGATCAACATCGGCGTACGAACGGCCACTGCCTTCGAGCCCCAACCCCGCCTCGAATCGTTGCTCGCCAGCGCGAGCAACGAACTCATGCGGGTCAAGCGCAACGCCGACCCCGAAACCGGCGGCATCTCGTTCGACGCGATCAACGAACGCCGTCAGCAGCTCGATCAACTCCGAGCCGCACTCGACGCCGGCGAGATCCAGCCGTTCTTCCAGCCGATCGTGTCGGCCGACGGCACCGTCACCGCCGTCGAAGCCCTCGTCCGCTGGGTGCATCCGGTCCGCGGCGTCCTCGGTGTCGGCGAGATCTTGCCGCTCGCTCAGATGGCGGGCCTCATGGGCGCCGTCGACGATCGCGTGCTCGAACAGTCGCTCGCGTTCGCCGCGCAGCTCGACCTCGCCGGTTTCGGCTACATCGAAGTGCACGTCAACGTCGACCCCAAGGTCATCTCGCAGGCCTCGTTCGCCACGAAGTTCCTCGAGAAGTGCGCCGAGTTCGGTGCCAACTCGGCGCAGATCGTCATCGAACTCACCGAGACCGACCTGCTCGCCCCCGGCGCCACGTCGCTCAACAACATGCAAGACCTGCGTCGGGCCGGGATCCACGTCTCGATCGACGACTTCGGAACCGGGTACTCGTCGCTCTCGCACCTGCTCGAACTCCCCGTCGACGGCGTGAAGATCGACCGGCGCTTCGTGGCCGGCATCGACGTCGACCCGGCAGCGACCAACCTCACCACGGCGATCCTTGGCCTCAGCGAGAGCCTGCAGCTCGGCTGCGTCGCCGAAGGCGTCGAGCAGCCGTACCAGCTCGAGCGCCTGGCCTCACTCGGCTGCAACGCATTCCAGGGCTGGCTGTTCGCTCCGGCCGTCGCCCCCGACGAGCTCATCGAACTGCTCCCCCGCATCGACGCCGTCCCCGTCACCGCCGACGCCTGA
- the rplM gene encoding 50S ribosomal protein L13, with amino-acid sequence MATYSPKASEITRDWHVVDAEGLVLGRMCTEVARVLRGKHKAMYAPHIDTGDHVIIINADKIVMTSGKAERTFKYRHSGYPGGIKSESFAKLHARKPEEAVRQSVRGMLPKGPLGRQQLTKLKVYAGSEHPHGSQKPTAMPIDHAKAR; translated from the coding sequence ATGGCCACCTATTCACCCAAAGCAAGCGAGATCACCCGCGACTGGCACGTCGTCGACGCCGAAGGACTCGTCCTCGGCCGCATGTGCACCGAAGTCGCTCGCGTCCTGCGCGGCAAGCACAAGGCGATGTACGCGCCGCACATCGACACCGGCGATCACGTCATCATCATCAACGCCGACAAGATCGTGATGACCTCGGGCAAGGCCGAGCGCACGTTCAAGTACCGTCACTCGGGCTACCCGGGCGGCATCAAGTCGGAGTCGTTCGCCAAGCTGCACGCTCGCAAGCCCGAAGAAGCAGTGCGCCAGTCGGTGCGCGGCATGCTGCCGAAGGGCCCGCTCGGCCGTCAGCAGCTCACGAAGCTCAAGGTCTACGCCGGGTCTGAGCACCCGCACGGCTCGCAGAAGCCCACGGCCATGCCCATCGATCACGCGAAGGCCCGCTGA
- the rpsI gene encoding 30S ribosomal protein S9, whose translation MTAPLTQTTGRRKRAVARASLRPGTGQFTINGKSLEAYFPTAASQMVVAEPLVVTDTRESYDIAASIHGGGASGQAGALRMAIARSLVELDPESRNDLKAAGLLTRDPRKKESKKYGLKKARKAPQFTKR comes from the coding sequence ATGACTGCACCACTCACCCAGACCACCGGCCGCCGCAAGCGCGCCGTCGCCCGCGCCTCGCTTCGCCCGGGCACCGGCCAGTTCACCATCAACGGCAAGTCGCTCGAGGCGTACTTCCCGACCGCTGCGTCGCAGATGGTCGTCGCCGAGCCGCTGGTCGTCACCGACACCCGCGAGTCCTACGACATCGCCGCCAGCATCCACGGCGGCGGCGCGAGCGGCCAGGCCGGCGCACTGCGCATGGCGATCGCCCGTTCGCTGGTCGAGCTCGACCCCGAGAGCCGCAACGACCTCAAGGCCGCCGGCCTGCTCACGCGTGACCCGCGTAAGAAGGAGAGCAAGAAGTACGGCCTCAAGAAGGCCCGTAAGGCCCCGCAATTCACCAAGCGCTGA
- the glmM gene encoding phosphoglucosamine mutase, whose translation MKFGTDGVRGVAYEELTIEFAARLARAASRVLGADGASTVVIGGDTRESTDDFADALTDGFVESGLDVIRLGVVPTPTVAFEAQRLGAIGAVVSASHNPFHDNGIKLFAAGGTKLPDDVQAEIEAELESPSDARSTAAGSVVAASDVGAYSDHVLSLLEGRDLTGLKVVLDTANGAAVGLAADVLRAAGAGVIVIADEPDGRNINADCGATHPETVAAAVLQHGADVGIALDGDADRLIAVDHRGEVVDGDHVIAICADDLRARGRLAHDTVVVTVMTNLGFRLAMQQAGIEVVETGVGDRYVLEALADGGYSLGGEQSGHIIFADHATTGDGLLSAIALLDIVKRTGRPLAEIAAAAMTSLPQVLVNVKVGEKVPDVAELLADDIARVEHSLGETGRVLVRASGTEPLIRVMVEAATASDARSAADDLAAIARNRFA comes from the coding sequence ATGAAGTTCGGCACCGATGGTGTTCGTGGCGTCGCGTACGAAGAATTGACGATCGAGTTCGCCGCACGCCTCGCGCGTGCGGCGTCTCGCGTTCTGGGGGCGGATGGCGCCTCGACCGTCGTGATCGGAGGCGACACGCGTGAGTCGACCGACGACTTCGCCGACGCCCTGACCGACGGTTTCGTCGAGTCGGGGCTCGACGTGATCCGGTTGGGCGTCGTTCCGACGCCGACGGTTGCGTTCGAGGCGCAGCGACTCGGTGCGATCGGCGCCGTGGTCTCGGCGTCGCACAATCCGTTCCACGACAACGGGATCAAGTTGTTCGCCGCGGGAGGCACGAAGCTGCCCGACGACGTGCAGGCCGAGATCGAAGCCGAGCTCGAATCGCCGTCGGATGCGCGGTCGACCGCGGCCGGTTCGGTCGTCGCAGCGTCCGACGTCGGCGCGTACAGCGACCACGTGCTCTCGCTGCTCGAGGGACGCGATCTCACGGGCCTCAAGGTCGTGCTCGACACGGCGAACGGCGCGGCCGTCGGTCTCGCTGCCGACGTGTTGCGTGCTGCGGGTGCCGGTGTGATCGTCATCGCCGACGAGCCCGATGGTCGCAACATCAACGCCGACTGCGGCGCCACCCACCCCGAAACGGTTGCCGCCGCCGTCTTGCAGCACGGCGCCGACGTGGGCATCGCACTCGACGGTGATGCCGATCGTCTGATCGCGGTCGATCATCGCGGCGAGGTGGTCGACGGCGACCATGTCATCGCGATCTGCGCCGACGATCTCCGAGCGCGTGGGCGCCTCGCGCACGACACCGTCGTCGTGACCGTCATGACCAACCTCGGATTCCGGTTGGCCATGCAGCAGGCCGGCATCGAAGTGGTCGAGACCGGTGTCGGCGACCGGTACGTGCTCGAAGCGCTCGCCGACGGCGGCTACTCGCTCGGCGGGGAGCAGAGCGGTCACATCATCTTCGCCGACCATGCGACGACCGGTGACGGGCTCCTGAGCGCGATCGCGCTGCTCGACATCGTGAAGCGCACCGGTCGACCGCTCGCCGAGATCGCCGCGGCGGCGATGACCTCGCTGCCGCAGGTGTTGGTCAACGTGAAGGTCGGTGAGAAGGTGCCCGACGTCGCCGAACTCCTCGCCGACGACATCGCTCGCGTCGAGCACTCCTTGGGCGAGACGGGCCGTGTGCTCGTGCGCGCCAGTGGTACCGAGCCACTCATCCGGGTCATGGTCGAAGCCGCCACCGCGTCCGACGCCCGATCCGCCGCCGACGACCTCGCCGCCATCGCCCGCAACCGATTCGCCTGA
- a CDS encoding SIS domain-containing protein produces the protein MCGIIAVVGRPPTRPVPSAENLVGGLDAALEVQPDLPAMTSAVRTVDAALHGLPGVLALTGLVDIVASLTSRLDRLDAFAAEREAELDQNDAGLVGDALETANAELIDLKDALWAVRNDRFRTVREVEALAGRDANRSALAAYLVAQQAFSALDRLEVRGRDSAGIHLYVRNHDIAPDALATLLAERGHDPLFESGSVVATDTPEGPVLSFVYKKAAEIGELGDNTAALRAALARDQLFRRAVSSPDAQATLLGHTRWASVGIISEPNTHPLNSEESERSGGDACPYVVGALNGDVDNHGDLRIEHSLSIPGQITTDAKVIPTITAHHLADGVELVDAFRRTVATFEGSVAIGVMAADHPSTLLLALRGSGQGLYIGLGDDCYVVASEPYGVVEETSRYVRMDGEHGGEIVALDASLAGEVGGVSRFSYDGSPRPVIDDDVSSAEVTTRDIDRGDAPHFLLKEISEAPDSFAKTLRGKIAATGDGNLRAVVGARALPQTIAEKLADGTITRIRVIGQGTAAVAGQSTAAILDELTDSSLDVDAITATELSGFHLRLDMSDTLAIAVSQSGTTTDTNRTVDLIRSRGGMVIGIVNRRGSDLTDKADGVMFTSDGRDVEMSVASTKAFYAQVAAGALLSCAIAEAAAGDDGGDIRRRTQLLGSLRAMPDAMRTTLARRDVVADAARRLAPPKRYWAVVGNGPNKVAAEEVRIKLSELCYKSMACDSTEDKKHIDLSSEPLILVCAAGLEGSTADDVAKEVAIFKAHKATPIVFATEGETRYNAAAVIEVPQVDPTLGFVLSAMVGHLFGYEAALAIDASAHPLRHAREEIERVVGDGLSGDAALGRLRRDLAHAADRFDDGLRSNLFDGHLEASTAVRLSGIFRDLLSDRPLESYQRSSGKVVTPSSFVDDLVAALTAAIEELTRPVDTIKHQAKTVTVGISRSDEGIIDRPLVQAVLEAGAGRDVLSYRSLKVLADLDPAVAGVRGFTRYDIDGDAINVIDRGGISRDLPSRVEGVGVLRGTKHRVASEQEVLVAAGRSDGRLLIFVPEVKSGETTGLVLLHVAFHDTLPADVMRGVLQGYDTRYDRLVDWVNETEGAFDESLLGTISVEELLIGPISATADHWRESNR, from the coding sequence ATGTGTGGAATCATCGCGGTCGTCGGTCGGCCTCCAACCCGCCCGGTCCCTTCGGCTGAGAACCTCGTCGGAGGGCTCGACGCTGCGCTCGAGGTGCAGCCCGACCTCCCGGCGATGACCTCCGCGGTCCGTACGGTCGACGCAGCGTTGCACGGCCTGCCCGGCGTGTTGGCGCTCACGGGGCTCGTCGACATCGTGGCGTCGCTCACGTCGCGCCTCGACCGACTCGACGCGTTCGCCGCCGAGCGTGAGGCCGAACTCGACCAGAACGACGCCGGCCTCGTCGGCGATGCGCTCGAGACCGCCAACGCCGAACTGATCGACCTGAAGGATGCGCTGTGGGCGGTGCGCAACGATCGATTCCGCACGGTCAGGGAAGTCGAGGCGCTCGCCGGGCGTGACGCCAACCGGTCGGCGCTCGCCGCGTACCTCGTCGCGCAGCAGGCATTCTCGGCACTCGATCGCCTCGAAGTGCGCGGACGCGACTCCGCCGGTATCCACCTCTACGTCCGCAACCACGACATCGCTCCCGACGCACTGGCCACACTGCTCGCCGAGCGGGGTCACGACCCGCTGTTCGAATCGGGCTCGGTCGTAGCGACCGACACGCCCGAGGGGCCGGTGCTGTCGTTCGTGTACAAGAAGGCAGCCGAGATCGGCGAACTCGGCGACAACACCGCCGCGTTGCGTGCCGCACTGGCCCGAGACCAACTGTTCCGGCGAGCGGTCTCGTCACCGGATGCTCAGGCGACGTTGCTCGGCCACACCCGTTGGGCCAGCGTCGGCATCATCTCCGAACCCAACACGCACCCGCTGAACTCCGAGGAGTCGGAGCGGTCGGGCGGCGACGCCTGCCCGTACGTCGTCGGCGCGTTGAACGGCGACGTCGACAACCACGGCGACCTCCGCATCGAACACAGCCTCTCGATCCCCGGTCAGATCACCACCGACGCCAAGGTGATCCCCACCATCACGGCGCATCACCTCGCCGACGGCGTCGAACTCGTCGACGCGTTCCGTCGCACCGTGGCGACGTTCGAGGGTTCGGTGGCGATCGGCGTGATGGCCGCCGACCACCCGTCGACCCTGCTGCTCGCACTGCGCGGCAGCGGTCAGGGTCTGTACATCGGTCTCGGCGACGACTGCTATGTCGTGGCCTCCGAGCCGTACGGCGTGGTCGAGGAGACCTCTCGCTACGTGCGCATGGACGGCGAACACGGTGGCGAGATCGTGGCGCTCGACGCTTCGCTCGCCGGCGAAGTCGGCGGTGTGAGCCGCTTCTCGTACGACGGATCACCGCGGCCCGTCATCGACGACGACGTCAGCTCCGCCGAGGTGACCACCCGCGACATCGACCGCGGCGACGCCCCGCACTTCCTCCTCAAGGAGATCTCCGAGGCGCCCGACAGTTTCGCGAAGACGCTCCGCGGCAAGATCGCGGCGACCGGCGACGGCAACCTGCGCGCCGTGGTCGGCGCCCGCGCGTTGCCGCAGACCATCGCCGAGAAGCTGGCCGACGGCACGATCACCCGCATCCGGGTCATCGGCCAGGGCACGGCGGCGGTCGCCGGGCAGAGCACCGCGGCCATCCTCGACGAGTTGACCGACAGCAGCCTCGACGTCGACGCGATCACCGCCACCGAACTCTCGGGGTTTCACCTCCGGCTCGACATGAGCGACACGCTCGCCATCGCGGTGAGCCAATCGGGCACGACGACCGACACCAACCGAACCGTCGACCTGATCCGCAGTCGTGGCGGCATGGTCATCGGCATCGTCAACCGCCGCGGCTCCGATCTCACCGACAAGGCCGACGGCGTGATGTTCACCTCCGACGGTCGTGACGTGGAGATGAGCGTCGCCTCCACGAAGGCGTTCTACGCCCAGGTTGCCGCCGGGGCGCTGCTCTCGTGTGCGATCGCCGAGGCCGCAGCGGGCGACGACGGTGGCGACATCCGCCGCCGGACGCAGCTCCTCGGATCGCTCCGGGCGATGCCCGACGCGATGCGCACGACCCTCGCTCGCCGAGACGTCGTCGCCGACGCCGCCCGCCGCCTCGCGCCGCCGAAGCGCTACTGGGCCGTGGTCGGCAACGGGCCGAACAAGGTCGCCGCCGAAGAGGTTCGGATCAAGCTCAGCGAGCTCTGTTACAAGTCGATGGCCTGCGACTCGACCGAAGACAAGAAGCACATCGACCTCAGTTCCGAACCGCTGATCCTGGTCTGCGCCGCAGGTCTCGAAGGCTCGACGGCCGACGACGTGGCGAAGGAGGTGGCGATCTTCAAGGCGCACAAGGCGACGCCGATCGTCTTCGCGACCGAGGGCGAGACGCGCTACAACGCGGCAGCCGTCATCGAGGTGCCGCAGGTCGACCCGACGCTGGGCTTCGTCCTGTCGGCGATGGTCGGCCACCTGTTCGGCTACGAGGCAGCCCTCGCCATCGACGCCTCCGCGCACCCGTTGCGGCACGCCCGCGAGGAGATCGAACGCGTCGTCGGCGACGGGCTGTCGGGCGACGCCGCGCTGGGCCGGTTGCGTCGCGATCTCGCTCACGCCGCCGACCGCTTCGACGACGGACTGCGATCGAATCTGTTCGACGGCCACCTCGAAGCGTCCACGGCGGTGCGGTTGAGCGGCATCTTCCGTGACCTGCTGTCCGACCGTCCCCTCGAGTCGTACCAGCGGTCGTCGGGCAAGGTCGTCACCCCGTCGTCGTTCGTCGACGACCTCGTCGCCGCGTTGACCGCGGCGATCGAAGAACTCACCCGGCCGGTCGACACGATCAAGCACCAGGCGAAGACCGTGACGGTGGGCATCTCTCGCAGCGACGAGGGCATCATCGACCGTCCGCTCGTACAGGCGGTCTTGGAGGCCGGTGCCGGCCGTGACGTGCTCAGCTACCGCTCGCTCAAGGTGCTCGCCGACCTCGACCCGGCGGTGGCCGGCGTGCGCGGTTTCACCCGCTACGACATCGATGGCGACGCGATCAACGTGATCGACCGGGGCGGCATTTCACGAGATCTGCCGAGCCGTGTCGAAGGCGTCGGTGTCCTCCGTGGCACCAAGCACCGTGTCGCGTCCGAGCAAGAGGTGCTGGTCGCCGCCGGACGCAGTGACGGGCGCCTGCTCATCTTCGTTCCCGAGGTGAAGAGTGGCGAGACCACGGGCCTGGTGCTGCTGCACGTCGCCTTCCACGACACGCTTCCGGCCGACGTGATGCGCGGTGTGCTGCAGGGGTACGACACGCGCTACGACCGTCTCGTCGACTGGGTCAACGAGACCGAGGGGGCGTTCGACGAGTCGCTCCTCGGCACGATCTCGGTCGAGGAGTTGCTCATCGGTCCGATCTCGGCGACGGCCGATCACTGGAGAGAATCGAATCGATGA
- a CDS encoding holo-ACP synthase, whose protein sequence is MIVGIGIDLVDIDRFRRSLERTPSMRTRLFTESELAYTEPQIDPAPSLAARFAAREAVMKSLGLGLGAFGFHDVWVERAESGTPSLMVVGRALDLAAEAGVARWHLSLTHSATTAGAYVVAEG, encoded by the coding sequence ATGATCGTCGGCATCGGCATCGACCTGGTCGACATCGACCGGTTCCGCCGGTCGCTCGAACGAACGCCGTCGATGCGCACCCGGCTCTTCACCGAGTCGGAACTCGCGTACACCGAGCCACAGATCGACCCGGCACCCTCGCTCGCCGCACGTTTCGCGGCGCGCGAGGCCGTGATGAAGTCGCTCGGCCTCGGACTCGGCGCGTTCGGGTTCCACGACGTGTGGGTCGAACGTGCCGAGTCCGGTACGCCATCGCTCATGGTCGTCGGGCGCGCCCTCGACCTGGCGGCCGAGGCGGGCGTTGCCCGCTGGCACCTGTCGTTGACGCACTCGGCGACGACCGCCGGAGCGTACGTCGTCGCCGAAGGCTGA